Below is a genomic region from Methanocalculus alkaliphilus.
CCTTAATTGCAAAATTAAAGAACGTGCTCATTGAGTACTGATCGATCACACACTATAAAGTACTTTCGATGGAACGAGGTTATTCGAAGTTCTCTTTACATAATAAATGTAGCTGAGTTTCTGTTGCCCGAGGATTTGCCGGATATGGCGTTGGTTCGACATAGCGTCTGGCATCATGTACATAGTAAACCGGACCTTTTTTTGATAATACCCCCTGAATAATATTATTACTCATATACACTTTTCCATACGGACTCTGTTCTGGTGCGAGATCATGAAACGTCTGTCTAACAGGACCAGTTTCCGCATACCGACTATCCATAATATTATATTCAATCCATGCTCCGGTTCGTGGCTGGCCTCTCTGATTATAGGCATTCTGATCCGTTCCAAGGAAGGTATTATGATGAATCCAAATCCAGTCGCCTCCCCATTGCAAAGCGTCCGGATCCTGATGCATATCAAAATAAGCAGACTCTGCATTTGGACCGACGATATTGTACCGTGCTTCAAATGAGCAGTATGGTCTGCCCGCACCTGTTATGGAATGCCGATTATTATCGAACAGATTTGCTTCGATTAAAACTTCCGAATTAAATAAAATAATTCCATACCCGGTTCCAGTAAAAAGATTTGTATGGATATGGTTGTGATGGATGTATTGCCCGCTGTCTGGCCCTGTATCCTGTAAACGAATAGCTGCATATCCCCATTCATAAATTTCACAATTATCTACTTCGAAATTGTCATGGTTTGATCGTATGGCGTGTCGTCCATCCCTGAAATTCTCTGAGGTCGGGTATGGCCCCTGCAGTCTGAGCCCGGTTATTCGGATATCAGGACCATCAGTGTTAAATGGGCGGCCGGATTGAGGATCACCAGCAAATGCGTTCTGATATATCCGGCCGCCAGGAGCTCCGTTTTCACCTCGATTACTCGCTATTGTCACGCCTCCGGGAATACGGATATCAAAGGTTCCTGAGAGGTCGATGTGTGCATTTCCATCAACATACACAATATCGCCAGGCTTCGCCTGGTTTAATGCTGCAAGTAACCCGGCCTTATCATGAATGATCGCTATGACCCGGGGATCATTGGGTTGAATAATATCATTATATCCAATTCCACCCCCGATGGGGTTCCCTGTGGGGTTTGCATCTGCACCATAGGGTAACGAAGTGTCAGGATTTTGATCAGGATGAAGAAGAAGCAATAAAGTTGAGAGCCACAGATCTTTCTGTTTCATAATCGAATTAAGCGACAGAATTCCTATGGGTATAGTATGATCATGTCTTTCTGCAGTATTTTTCATCTCCAGGTTCTCACAGTCGTTTATGGGTATAGACTCTGGTGCAATGGAGCTTGAGGGAAGTGCTATAGCATTGGAAGTAGAGAAAAAACTT
It encodes:
- a CDS encoding right-handed parallel beta-helix repeat-containing protein; the encoded protein is MKNTAERHDHTIPIGILSLNSIMKQKDLWLSTLLLLLHPDQNPDTSLPYGADANPTGNPIGGGIGYNDIIQPNDPRVIAIIHDKAGLLAALNQAKPGDIVYVDGNAHIDLSGTFDIRIPGGVTIASNRGENGAPGGRIYQNAFAGDPQSGRPFNTDGPDIRITGLRLQGPYPTSENFRDGRHAIRSNHDNFEVDNCEIYEWGYAAIRLQDTGPDSGQYIHHNHIHTNLFTGTGYGIILFNSEVLIEANLFDNNRHSITGAGRPYCSFEARYNIVGPNAESAYFDMHQDPDALQWGGDWIWIHHNTFLGTDQNAYNQRGQPRTGAWIEYNIMDSRYAETGPVRQTFHDLAPEQSPYGKVYMSNNIIQGVLSKKGPVYYVHDARRYVEPTPYPANPRATETQLHLLCKENFE